A section of the Microbulbifer pacificus genome encodes:
- a CDS encoding response regulator transcription factor, which produces MRILVVEDNVDILANVLDYLELQGFSVDCAQDGLSGLHLAATNHYDLIVLDIMLPGLDGYQFCQRLREDARRDTPILMLTARDALEDRLKGLRAGADDYLIKPFSLAELVARIEAITRRSRGVGMTELRVADLVFDQSTHLATRAGQPLKLNPMGVKLLVLLMRKSPAVVKREVMEMEIWGEDIPDRDSLRSHIHQLRQVVDKPFAKPLIHTVHGVGYRLAETES; this is translated from the coding sequence ATGCGGATACTGGTGGTGGAGGATAATGTCGATATTCTCGCCAATGTACTGGATTACCTGGAACTACAGGGTTTCAGTGTCGATTGCGCGCAGGATGGTCTCAGTGGGCTGCATCTCGCCGCGACGAATCATTACGACCTGATCGTGCTCGATATCATGCTTCCGGGTCTCGACGGCTACCAGTTTTGCCAGCGGCTGCGGGAGGATGCCCGCAGGGATACCCCGATTCTTATGCTGACCGCCCGGGATGCCCTGGAGGATCGGTTGAAAGGATTGCGGGCAGGCGCCGACGATTATCTGATCAAACCTTTTTCACTTGCCGAGCTGGTGGCGAGGATCGAAGCGATTACGCGGCGCAGCAGGGGTGTCGGTATGACCGAGCTGCGGGTAGCCGATCTGGTGTTCGATCAGTCGACCCACCTCGCAACCCGGGCCGGGCAGCCTCTGAAACTGAATCCCATGGGTGTCAAGCTGCTGGTGCTGCTCATGCGCAAGAGTCCGGCCGTGGTGAAGCGCGAAGTAATGGAAATGGAAATCTGGGGTGAGGATATCCCCGACCGCGACAGTTTGCGCAGCCACATCCATCAGCTGCGCCAGGTTGTCGATAAACCTTTCGCTAAACCACTCATTCATACGGTGCATGGCGTTGGCTATCGCCTGGCAGAGACAGAATCGTGA